In Leishmania donovani BPK282A1 complete genome, chromosome 28, the genomic stretch GGCAGAGTGCGGCGTTCAGCTCATGCTGCATGACGGAGAAATGGCATCGCTGAACGAACAAGAAATGAAGTGAGTCGAACTCTCCCTTTCGCGTTGCTCTTTCCTGGCTCCACGCAGGCAGACGCACGAGCGTCCACAAGGCGTACGCGGCGTTGGTATGAGGGGCGGCTCGAGGCCTTTTCGTTCGTTACTCTTCGTGCACGGATCTCGTCCGGCTGACTTCTTGTGCACCGCCTCGCCACTGTGCAACGTGAAGAAGCAGAGGGGTGAACGAGACACAAAAGGGTGACGGCAACGCAGCGGCTCGACGGACTTGCCCGTGCACAGAGGTGCACCTGAAGACCCCCAAAGCGGGACACGTACGCGCGCAAGTGAAGGGGGATATTGGTGCACCATGGCCTGCATTGTGGATCGCTGCACCCTGGTCACGAGTTGCCGTGCCGAGCGCGTACCTTTCTCTGTAGGGGAGGATGCGGGCATGCGCGGAGTGGGCTTGCCTGCGAGCCGCGGACACGAAAATGTCGCCAAGCAGCACTTCTTTTCTCTTCGAGCGTAGACAAGCAATTCGCCTGCAGGCGCGTCTTTGGAGCGTGACTTCGGGCTCGGCGAAGCGAAACGGTTTCGCGttgctcccccctcttctcgGTTTCATCACGGGCCGGCTTCAGTGTGACCCAGCCAGTACATGAAACACcactctctcttcttgtCGTCTCCCTTCGTCTCCGGGTGCTTctccgcgccgccttcgccccaccgcgcacgcacgcacgcacgcgcgctcttTGTTTCTCAAGAGAAgtaaaagaaaaacgaaaaagcaCATCACCGACGCAACAGCGCTGGCGTCTGCggcttccctctctctgcttttctcccccttccgCTCATATCGGTGGTCCACTTGCTCAGCCACCACAGCGGACACCCACCTTCCTATTCAGCCATCGCCCGTGCCCACGCGGGGTAGGTGGacacgccgacgccgacgtctTTCCCggacagacgcacacacgcttgTTTCGCAGACTGGTGGTGCCAAAGCCGCTTCCTTGCACCTCATCAAACATCTATAGATCACCATAGACCAATATAAGCGTATGCACATACccatcgaggaggagaacaaGAGGAACTGTGCAGACCTtctatacacacacgcacacacacacacgcacctacACCCCGCACACTCGACGTGGAGACCGCGACTCACTTTTGCTTGCCGTAGTTCGAGGGAGCCAGGGGGATGGATTCATCATGAATCCACCCGACATTCGTGACGACCCTGCGCTGCCTCAGCCGATGGCTGAGGTGGCTCCGGTGCTCGAGGTGGACGCTGACGGCGTTCGCGTGCGAGAGGCAGTGCACCTCTTTCTTAGCCGCCTCATcgaccccctcctccgtgcaAATCCAAACCTTGCTGTCGCAGGCACTTCTGGTGGCGATGACATCTCTGGTGCGCACTCATCCCTTGACTACGTAGTCGCGCAGATGGAGCGCATCAGCACGTCGACTAGCTGGTCGACGTGCGTGGTTCGATGGGCAGATTTCCTCCGCttcgacgaggacgccgcggcggtgctggagtcGGATTTCCAGCGCTTCTCTCCGTTCATCAACGAGGCTCTTCACCAGGTCCTCCTGCAGTACTACGGCGAGGAGTACGCGAACCGCGGTAAGTGTAACCCCAGTCTCGTTTTTTCGAACGTGCCGCGATGTCTGACGATTCGCTCGCTGCGGGCGTCGTTGGTAGGACAGCTGTGCGCTATCAAGGGTGTCGTGACGCGTACGTCGCAGGTGCGGCCCGAGCTGCTCGTTGGCGTGttccgctgcagcgactgcggAACGGAGAGCCTGCCTATCGAGCAGCAGTTCCATTACACCGAGCCGCCCACCTGCCGCAACCCCCAGTGCGAGAACAAGAACAAGTTCCAGCTGATTCCGAATCACCCACAAACGCGCTTCGGTGACTGGCAGAAGCTGCGCATGCAGGAGGATGCGAACAACATCCCTGCTGGCTGCATGCCACGGACGATGGAAGTGATTGTCCGAGCCGACGCTgtggaggtggcgaagcCCGGCGACCGAATTCTCGCCATCGGGTGTGCCATTGTCGTACCGGAGGTGGCGAAGCTGTTCAACTTGGCCAATCGGCgtgaggtgcagcggcagctgacgGGTGGCCAACGGGCCCAGCAGGACGCGCAGGCGGATATGGAGGGCACCACGGGGTTGCGCGCGCTCGGCGTGCGAGACCTTAACTACCGCATGTGCTTTCTTGCCACTACCATCACGGACGCCACGGGCGACGACCGCAAGATGACGCAAgcggtgaaggaggcgacggatggggcggcggagcgggaggaggtggtgctcaCGCCCGCAGAGCGTCTGCGGGTGCAGCAGATGCGTCGGCACGACAGCTTGCTGAAAGCGCTCACGTCCTGTGTCGCGCCGAACGTGTTCAAGCACGACGTTGTGAAGCTGGGGCTGCTTCTTCAGATGGTCGGCGGGGTCTCAAAAACGACTATCGAGCGCATTGCGCTGCGGGGCGACATCAACGTCTGCATCGTCGGCGACCCGTCTACGGCCAAGTCGCAGTTTCTCAAGTGGGTCTCAGCGAACATGCCACGAGGTGTCTACACAAGCGGCAAGGCGTCCACAGCCAGCGGTCTGACCGCGACGGTGACGCGGGACGCCGACACGGGCGAGCGCACAATCGAGGCCGGCGCCCTCATGCTCAGTGACCGCGGCATCTGCTGCATCGACGAGTTTGACAAGATGGAGATGAAGGACCAGGTTGCGATTCACGAAGCTATGGAGCAGCAGACCATCTCCATCGCCAAGGCTGGTATCAAGGCGACGCTGAACGCGAAAACGTCGCTGCTTGCGGCGCTGAACCCGATCGGCGGCAAGTAcgaccgtcgccgccctctgcAGAAGAACATCGCCATGACAGCGCCCATCATGTCGCGCTTCGACCTCATGTTTGTCATCGTTGACGActccggcgacgacgcggactTCGCCATTGCGAATCAACTGCTGCGGCTACACCGCTTtggcggtgcggctgtgcggcCGCCCTTCACCACGGAGGACTTCCAGCTGTACCTCCGCTACGCACGCTCGCTAACGCCGCGCCTCACGCGTGAGGCATCGCAGCTTATTGTCGCCGCCTATCGCGACATGCGGCTGCAGGACTCGCTTTCCAACCGCAGCAAGGTGTACCGCGTGACGACGCGTCTGCTGGAGAGCATGATCCGGCTGTCCGAGGCAACGGCGAAGATTTACATGAGCGACGAGGTGCGGCCTACCCAcgtggaggtggcgctggagctgaTGCGGCAGTCCCTGTCCACGCTAGACATGACAGAGGTGGAGCTggtcggcggtgccgccaacGACACTCTTCACGAGGAGCAGGACAGCGCCGTCAAGCAAGAgccagaggcggcgcgcggcagcgcgtccGCCTCGTCAGGGTTGGCAGGACATGGGACCGAAAAGGGCCGTGCCGCCGATgacagcgctggcgcagacGGACAGGCAGGCTTTGCGGACGAGCCGGCCTCAGCGtcctcggccgcggcggccgctccCCGGCGAAAGGTAAGCATCAAGGCAGATCACTACTTTGCCATTGTGAATCGGCTTGTCGCCCACCTGAAGTCCCTCGGGGACGACGCCGCTCCGACGCGACAGGAGTTGGTGACGTGGTACCTTGAGCAGGTCAAGACGCTGAATAGGCCGTTGCTAGAGGCAGAGCTGCGATACGTCAATCTAGTCCTCTCGAAGCTGGTCCGGGAGGGaaagctgctggaggtggaCGTGCGTGAGGGTGACCCGCCGCGCTTGTATTTGGACCCCAACTTCAACCCCGACGTGACGCAGTGATGCGCGTTCGCAGAGAGGAGGCCAATGGTGGACGAAAGCCGTCTCTTgatctcccctctctccctctgccatcgccgctgctgctgcgctctgtgtctgcgtgcttGTGAGGGAATAGGTGGGCGGATGTGTGTGCTGACATAGACAAGGATGCGTGCTTCGTTGCCGATGCACCAAAGACCGATACACGATAAAACACGCTTGCTCTCGGATGCGCATGCCTGCGTAGGTTAACCccggcctccccctccacctgcACTCCCCCTTCCACGTCTCCTGTGGCATGAGTGTGGGTGATGATGTCATCCCATACGCTTCGTCCTTGGCTGCTTTCTTGCACTTCTTACGCACCGACGACTGTAGGCTGCTGGGCACGCGTGTCCATGCACCctttcccccctccctgcgcCACCTCACGCACAtccgccgcacacacgcctgcTGCTTCACTGCACTGCACTGCACTGCACGCTCCCACTCCCGATCCATCCCTTTATCATTTGTCACGCCTACGACCCCCGCCCtctactctctctctctttctctgtgttgtggaggagggggcggcggaagccaggcagcccctccctcctccagccCTGCCGATTGCCGGACCCCACTTCTCGCTGTGGCAGGGCCGCGCGCATGAGACTTGGGGAGGTCAGTGCGATGCGTCGCTACTGATGCCGGCGGGTGAGGTCGTGGGTGNNNNNNNNNNNNNNNNNNNNNNNNNNNNNNNNNNNNNNNNNNNNNNNNNNNNNNNNNNNNNNNNNNNNNNNNNNNNNNNNNNNNNNNNNNNNNNNNNNNAtccgccgcacacacgcctgcTGCTTCACTGCACTGCACTGCACTGCACGCTCCCACTCCCGATCCATCCCTTTATCATTTGTCACGCCTACGACCCCCGCCCtctactctctctctctttctctgtgttgtggaggagggggcggcggaagccaggcagcccctccctcctccagccCTGCCGATTGCCGGACCCCACTTCTCGCTGTGGCAGGGCCGCGCGCATGAGACTTGGGGAGGTCAGTGCGATGCGTCGCTACTGATGCCGGCGGGTGAGGTCGTGGGTGGTGCTGCctcggagcgacctgcgaccgtgcacacgcttgtgccactCATGTGACTGGgcagcgtgactcgaacgcatcccACACCCGACCCTCACACGGCCCACTGGTGCTgcggggagcctgcgccactcgtggagatgcaccaggtggcggccgACATGATGCGGctggctgcgaggcgacgtGCGAAGCgcaggggtgggtggagttGGAGGCAAAGGCCGCGCCGATATGACCTTGCCTGCATTGTTATCGCGCATATGcacacggctgcctcgcgccgcgcggatgggcgtgtgtgtgtgtgtgtgaccgGCGGGGCAGAGTGCGGCGTTCAGCTCATGCTGCATGCTTCACTGCACTGCACTGCACTGCACGCTCCCACTCCCGATCCATCCCTTTATCATTTGTCACGCCTACGACCCCCGCCCtctactctctctctctttctctgtgttgtggaggagggggcggcggaagccaggcagcccctccctcctccagccCTGCCGATTGCCGGACCCCACTTCTCGCTGTGGCAGGGCCGCGCGCATGAGACTTGGGGAGGTCAGTGCGATGCGTCGCTACTGATGCCGGCGGGTGAGGTCGTGGGTGGTGCTGCctcggagcgacctgcgaccgtgcaca encodes the following:
- a CDS encoding DNA replication licensing factor, putative, translating into MNPPDIRDDPALPQPMAEVAPVLEVDADGVRVREAVHLFLSRLIDPLLRANPNLAVAGTSGGDDISGAHSSLDYVVAQMERISTSTSWSTCVVRWADFLRFDEDAAAVLESDFQRFSPFINEALHQVLLQYYGEEYANRGKCNPSLVFSNVPRCLTIRSLRASLVGQLCAIKGVVTRTSQVRPELLVGVFRCSDCGTESLPIEQQFHYTEPPTCRNPQCENKNKFQLIPNHPQTRFGDWQKLRMQEDANNIPAGCMPRTMEVIVRADAVEVAKPGDRILAIGCAIVVPEVAKLFNLANRREVQRQLTGGQRAQQDAQADMEGTTGLRALGVRDLNYRMCFLATTITDATGDDRKMTQAVKEATDGAAEREEVVLTPAERLRVQQMRRHDSLLKALTSCVAPNVFKHDVVKLGLLLQMVGGVSKTTIERIALRGDINVCIVGDPSTAKSQFLKWVSANMPRGVYTSGKASTASGLTATVTRDADTGERTIEAGALMLSDRGICCIDEFDKMEMKDQVAIHEAMEQQTISIAKAGIKATLNAKTSLLAALNPIGGKYDRRRPLQKNIAMTAPIMSRFDLMFVIVDDSGDDADFAIANQLLRLHRFGGAAVRPPFTTEDFQLYLRYARSLTPRLTREASQLIVAAYRDMRLQDSLSNRSKVYRVTTRLLESMIRLSEATAKIYMSDEVRPTHVEVALELMRQSLSTLDMTEVELVGGAANDTLHEEQDSAVKQEPEAARGSASASSGLAGHGTEKGRAADDSAGADGQAGFADEPASASSAAAAAPRRKVSIKADHYFAIVNRLVAHLKSLGDDAAPTRQELVTWYLEQVKTLNRPLLEAELRYVNLVLSKLVREGKLLEVDVREGDPPRLYLDPNFNPDVTQ